The genomic stretch GTTCTTCCACCTCAGGCCTTAAATATCGGAATTTCAGCCTAATTATAATGAACCGCACTTGCATCAACTAGATTAATCTGAAAGAAGCAACAGCCTGCAGAGAATCAGAGCATATCATCATAAGGAAAATCAATCATTTGATGCTTACATCGGCTTATGTCTCTATTGCCTTTAGACTGAGGTTCATGCATGTAGTTTGAATGTTTACCACTCAcaaaaatagcaaaaattcCTGCTTTATATCTCAAAATGTCTTTGTAGTTCCAACATGAAGTGTAATCCTGAATTTAAATATCCGTGTACAGACCATGCTGTCcaattaaagaaataatttataTCAAGTTAGTCGACATTTGAGCGAGAAGAAATTATTCGATATTAAATAAAGAATATATCGAGCACGATTGACAACACCTTATCATACTACGACCTTTTTTCACATCCAAGACGTTAAACTTCATATAAAACCAATGAGTTTGCCACACAATTCTATGATTGAAATGCTCATAACTTTGTTATAACTTCTTCGAGATTTATATTTTGCCCATTTGGCGTAGATATATATAAATTCAATGTATGAAATGAATATGTCATTATTCCTTGCACTACAAATTTTCTTGAGCCTATACATATTATGCAATTGGTGTGTAATGAGTTAGATCTGTTAAAGCTAAGTTCTCATAATTGATGAAGTGTAAGATGTCATTCTCTCTTCGGTGAAGATTCCTAGGACCAAGTAAAACTGGGAATTGAGTAACTATAGTAACAGTCCATTTGGCAATTAGAACTTTTAATTTTCTTACCCGCACAGAGTAGCAATCATAACATACAAATTTCTCTTTGACATTTCACCGAACATCTTATATGCATTCCCAAATTAATCACATTTAACTTAAACACATTGTCTCAAGTCCTTTCCTAGATGTTTCATATGGCTATTAAGCACATTTTACCCGTAGACAATCAAAACTACAACCATTTTCTAGATGTTTCAATGGAcaatttcagccccaaaattgcaATAAATTCTTCAAATTCTCAGCCCTGATTTCGCAAGAAAATcttgacaaacaaaacaaatgaaatataaataaattacagcaaTATAATCAAATGATTTCAAGAGCATGATGGTCTAACCTCGTCACCGCTATTTTTCATATGCTCTTTGGTTGGCTACCACCGTTGCTAACCCTTTTGTTGTGTCTGATAGGGGGGAAACCTTTCTCCTGAACCTGTGCTATCTATAAAGCATATTTAGCTTTTCCTCCGCGCCTAGGCAGGCCAATTGATTGACCGAAATGAGAATCAATGCTTAGTAGAAGGCAGAAACAGAGACTGAGGCATGAAACCTACCAGAAGAGTTCAGCCTGAAGATATGATAGAATTGCTTAGCCCGCTTGatcaattttctaaattttagcaAAAGCTAATCCCGTTCCATAAGATGATGATCGTACTCCTTCCTTATCCAGGAAAAAATTTCTACAATCTTCCGTGAGgtgagaagaaaataaaaagaagggaAGCAACTTTAGAGAGATGTGGAAACCCAAACCGTTTTCAGAAACCGGTTATTTTCTTACTTTAATAtgtaaattttttacttttagtattagtaagtttaaattaaacaaaagtaacatttgtcaaataataagtaaattaaattactgaaagggtaaatttctatttttgactaaaacttatctttcaggcatatatttactagttttaattaaaaacttactaaagttaatattaatcattttaatataatatttaaaaagtcgCTAAAAAATTCGATTTGTCACTAAAAGTAATAGAAACCTGTAATAGTAGGTTTCCTGAtatcgttaccataactataggCACTGTAGCATTGTCCTAGTGAAATTATACTACTAATCCAATTCAAAATTTCCAGTTTCTTATCCTTTAATTAATCAGTGGGCCCATTTCCTCCACACACCAAAAAGACAAAACACTCCCTCACCGCCACGCAGGCCCATGCACCGCACCCCAAACACGCCCCCCCACTCCGCGTGGGTCTTCCCTCTCGTCTTCTTTCATCCTCCAGTACCCCCTTTATAAACCCGCCATTTGCCCTCCAACTTCCCTCATTTGAATCCCGGCCTCTTTTCTTAAACctttcccattttcccctttttctcaCATACAACACACAGTTCTATCACCACATAAACTGCACACATACCCGCAGAGCACACACTTACTCTGTATAATTACACACTCGCACCCTACGGTATAGACGAAGACGAGAAGTTTTATGAGCGATGATTGGGCATTCGTACGGTATGGATGCACAGGCGAAGGCGACGGAGCTGGAGACGACGATCCTAGCTGCGGCGTCGCCGCCACAGATAGCCGCTGCGTGTAGCGGAGTGGAGGCTTTCTTACAAAAGCATACGCCGGACCAGTCCCGGTGGTTCTTCTCCATCACTTTTCCCACCCTAATTTGTAAAACTTTTGGCTTCGATGAGTCGTCTTTGCCTTCCAAATCTCAGTCCCCGAACGGTTGGATCGATATCGCTATGCTTTCTGGAGATTCTGAGCTCGCTGGTTAGTGCGGACCGTTAATTTTGGGAATTTTGTGTATTTATCTGTTATTTAGATTATTGCGCGTTTATCTGATTCATATATTTTTGCTTATCTTCGCCTAGGTTCTTTTGGTGAGATTCAAATTAACCTGCTAATACAGCTGCTTTTTCAGGTTTTGGGGGGTTTTGGCCGTTTCTATAATCTTGTTGTTCTGTCTGCATTCTTGGGAATATTTCCTGACGTTTTTAATTTGATATTGAGATTTATGACTGACTTGCAAATGAGTTATCAATCATTTTGCCTAAACATTTCTTGATATTCGTGGGTGTTCTGTCTACGTTGAGATCAATAGCTACTTCTAAGTTACCTGGAATGTTTGGAAGACCCTATGAAGACTCTTTCCCTTGTGTTGCCTTAATTTCTGCTGGTGTGGCTTTTGCATCAGTTACTGTTTATATGCAGATATAAATGTATTCTAAGCAAAATCAATATTACTGTTGCAGGTAAAATTTTCGGCTTATTATCACCAAATGGAGTGTTGATGTCCTCCATTTCAGCTGTTGATAGACTCTCTCTAGTAAAATATGTGTTTCCAATTGAAAGATTACCTGAATGGGTTCGGTATATGCTTCAGAACAAGCGAGACTGTCAGGTTTTGATGGATTTATGTCCATTATTCAGGAACAAGGTTAAGGAGGATTCACTTAAGGGCTCGCCTTGCCAAGTTCAGTTGAATGTTTTGGAGTATTTCTTGTTTTGGTTTGTTTACTACCCTGTCTGCAAGGGCAGTAGTGATGGTCCAGATGGTGCGAGAGTTCGGAGAAGTAGGAAATTTAGGTTGGAGAATTGGGCTTATTCTATTCCGGGGTTGTGCAGCAGTAAACGTGGAATGGAGCAAAAAAATGATGTCAATTTGTATTGTCGTCTACTGTATGCTTATTTTCGTGCTTTTGTGCCTATGGTTGATTTGAGTGCTCATCAACCTTATCGCAGTTCTCTACTTCATTATTCATGGGGACATGATACCTCAGTTATTGAAAGAGCAGAGTTTTTGGTCAATTCCTTGATACATTTTTGGTTGGTTCATAATGATTTCTCACCTCTGCCCGTGAGTTTGTGCAAGTCATATGGTGTGACTTTACCTTtccggtcaatttttggtgAAACTCCGCCTACTTCCGGATTGGGTGAAGTAATTACTTTGTTTGTTAAGTATCTCACTCTTAATTCAGTTCTTTGTATTGAGGGGCATGACAagtttggatgcaatggatATCCTCCACGGAAGGTTTCAGGTTCTGTTGATGTGATTAATTCAAAGGAAATTACACTAGATTTCACCTCCAACAATTCTTGGAACATATGGGTTCAGAGGCCATTATATAGATTTGTATTGAGAACATTTCTATTTTGCCCAGTAGAAAGTTCTATAAAGAATGTTTCTCAAGTATTCACTGTCTGGGTTACTTACATGGAACCTTGGAAAGTTAACTTGCAGGAGTTTGCAGAGCTTGATGCCACACTGGGAATGCCTCAAAAGAGTACATCTGAGGTTACTCAAACGTCTGAAAATGGTTATTCAACTGCCTGGCAAACTTATGTGCTGGCTAATTATCTGTATTATAGCTCTTTGGTTATGCACTTTTTTGGTTTTGCACATAAGTTCCTTCATACAGATCCAGAAGTCATTATACAGATGGTTTCCAAGGTTTGTTTCATTGCTTATTTTGCCCTAATTGTTTTTGTTGCCTGATTCTGCTCTAGTTTTCTGTATCTGATAAGCcttaatagtttttttttaaaaaataatactaATCTCAAATCGAGTATCTAGCGATGTTAGGCTCGCTAGGAGTTTTGTCAAACACTACTGTGCCTTTGTAAATACTAATGGTAGATCCCTTCTGCTGTGAAATGTTTGCTTATGTAGATTCCTTTGTAAATTGTTTTCTTATGTTGTCAGAAATCGTCTGTTTGGACTAGCTATGTGAATGAAGGAACATCCTGAGCATTTGTTTAAACTCTTCATGAGATCTCTTTTGTCAAATGTGCTGTTAAGATGTTGAAGCATCTTGAGATGAAGCTTTtcttattaaagaaaaatgatgcTTCATATTATTCTGTTGGAGTCTCCTGTCTATGTACCTTGTCAAGTATCACAAAGCTCAAAATATCAGATTGCAGGCCTTTTATGTGTCAACTTTATAATTGTGCATTGCATTACATAACGGAATAAACTATTCTGAGACTGTTAATATGCTTCTTTAGACAAGATGATTGATTACTTGAGAGAATATTCATTTTAGCATAGTTGAGAATTTGTTTTGGTGATATGATGATATAGCTGATAGTCATATCATGTACTTTGACAATATGATTTTTGAAAGCCACTAGACACAGGGTTGTGGTTTGTTTTAAGGGGTACCTATGAAGACATCTGCTGCTTCTCTGATCACATCTATTTCTATGCTGTAATGTTTAGGAGATATAAATTTGCGGTTTTCTCGGTTACTGTAAGGCATCTTAAGATAAATCTTTTTCTCCTTGAGGCAAAGCAAGGTGAATACAGTTGCACGGATGTCATCctacttttctttctaaattACTATTCCGGCAACCGGAAAATGGAGGCTTCTCAAATAGGTTATTATGAATAGGGGAGATACTGGATGAGAATACTAATGTTGTCAGATATTCAAGAAATGATCATTTGCATTCTTAGTTGATGTTAATTTATAACATGAAGCAGAAAAGGATTATGTATGAATAGGGGAGATACTGGATGAAATTAGTAACGCCATCAGATATTCAAGAAAGGATCATTTGCATGCTTAGTTGATGTTAATTTATAGAATGAAGCAGCAACGCACTTTTGAGAAGGCTGCACATCCATGTTGCCAATGACTGGGTAGCACTCTTTCAATGCTTTTGTATGTCTGATTTTTCAGGCAGTTGTATGACTGTCGCTGAAAAGTTTACTATAATAATGTTGCTGAAAAGTTTACTCTATGGAGTCGACAATAGGCAAGCACTCATAACACTTAGAGCACTTGTAAGATGCCTGACATCAGTGATGAAGGTTTGAAGGAGTACTTCTTGGAATATTGGTAAATGAAAAGATTATTTGGAAACAACATTTGATATTTGATTTAGGGAGACTATATTTATGATATGTTATGGCTTTTGAGATTATTTCTGCGAACATTGCTTTCCAGCTGTATTGTTATCAAAATAGGTATGTTTGTAATATCACTGTATAGATTCTACAATTGATAAAAGCACAATTTATGCAAGTTTTGTTAATTGTATGCATGTATCCTGATAAATGCTGCATATTGATTGTTCTTTGTGCATTGTTAATTGTCACACCTGCATATCTAGTATTCAGGGGCACCCTTGTTCTGTGTTCTTGTCTTTGTTTTTGTTCATTAACCTTTCTGTTTGTGTTTGGTACAGGTGATAAACCTTTTAACTTCATCGACAGAGCTGATGGATCTCATAAAAATTATGGACACTGCTTATCATTCAAAACCAACAGGGTCATCCAAATTAGTGCCTAATGCCTTATATAGTTTTGTTCCAGCAATCCGCGAGCAATTACAGGTactttcttggttaattgaTAATAATATTTATAATGAAGGGCATAGGGGACTTCCAAAACTCTTTCATAGCTTCTATTTTTTGGACTCTCAGCAAGATATAACTGACCTCTCATCTGTTGTCACTACTATGTCAAGAAAGCAAGTGACTTGGCAGCCAAACTTTATCATCACTCTGCCCAATTAACTTTTATGATTGCCTTGTTGAACTGCTTGAAGTAGAATTTGCCAACTCCTTCTGCGCTTGTTCTGTGACCCCTTTGAAACGCTTTGGACATGAAAAGCTTGCTAATTTAGGCAAATGAAGCTGTTGGATGCTTGTTTAGTAGAGCGATATTTTCAGACCTAAAGTGTGTATGTgtgtcttacacccccaaccctTTCCCCCGGGCGCCCCTGTGGTGGATTTTTTTAATGCTTTTGGCTAGTTAAGTTAATTCCTTGCAGTTGCTTCTTGAGAAGTTTCGCATAGCCTTTTCATGGCCTGCATGAGGATTCTGATAGTGACACATTTTAGACATAGAAAATATTGGTAATACAATTGGAAATACGGACAATTAttgtcatatttttttttcacttttttgatAGTTGTATGCAATTTTTCTTGGTCTGGCTTCTAAATCTCATTTGTGTCTTGTCAATTTTATTGTGCTAGGACTGGGAAAATGGTCTATGTGAGACAGCTGCGGATGgatcatttttgcatgacaaCTGGAACAAAGATTTACGACTTTTTAGCGGGGGTGAGGATGGTGGACAACAATTACTTCAGGTATCTTGATCTTGCTAATAGGTCTACTTTATATTGCATCTACTTACATCATGTTCTTACCGTATATGTTGTGGTACAGCTCTTTGTGTTGCGAGCAGAGTCTGAGCTACAAGCTATATCTGGGGACAATGTTGCACAAAGCCTCAAGTGTCTAGACTCTCTCAAAGCCCAGCTAAGCTGCTTATTTGGCGGGCCAATATTGGGGTCATCTTCCAGAACGCCAGAGAAAAGAGAGCATGTTCATACTCGTGATGAAATGTTCCGACCCAGAAGTTTTGGCCACCATATGGTGTCTGAAGTCAAGTACAAGGGTGATTGGATGAAGCGCCCCATATCTGATGATGAAATTGCATGGCTGGCAAAGCTTCTTGTGGATTTATCGGCATGGTTGAATGAAAGTCTTGGCTTAAACCAGGTGAACAGCAGCCAAGGGTGGCCTGCTTGGTCTTATGTGGATTTGTCAGGTAATGCAGGAAACGTATCGGGATTTATGGATACCATGAAAATTGTGTTCCTTTCATTGTTCTCCTGGTTTACTGCATTCGGCAAGGCAGGGTTAATGTTTATGCGAAAGCGTGGTCTGAAGGTGAACCTCCGA from Coffea eugenioides isolate CCC68of chromosome 8, Ceug_1.0, whole genome shotgun sequence encodes the following:
- the LOC113779520 gene encoding uncharacterized protein LOC113779520, translated to MIGHSYGMDAQAKATELETTILAAASPPQIAAACSGVEAFLQKHTPDQSRWFFSITFPTLICKTFGFDESSLPSKSQSPNGWIDIAMLSGDSELAGKIFGLLSPNGVLMSSISAVDRLSLVKYVFPIERLPEWVRYMLQNKRDCQVLMDLCPLFRNKVKEDSLKGSPCQVQLNVLEYFLFWFVYYPVCKGSSDGPDGARVRRSRKFRLENWAYSIPGLCSSKRGMEQKNDVNLYCRLLYAYFRAFVPMVDLSAHQPYRSSLLHYSWGHDTSVIERAEFLVNSLIHFWLVHNDFSPLPVSLCKSYGVTLPFRSIFGETPPTSGLGEVITLFVKYLTLNSVLCIEGHDKFGCNGYPPRKVSGSVDVINSKEITLDFTSNNSWNIWVQRPLYRFVLRTFLFCPVESSIKNVSQVFTVWVTYMEPWKVNLQEFAELDATLGMPQKSTSEVTQTSENGYSTAWQTYVLANYLYYSSLVMHFFGFAHKFLHTDPEVIIQMVSKVINLLTSSTELMDLIKIMDTAYHSKPTGSSKLVPNALYSFVPAIREQLQDWENGLCETAADGSFLHDNWNKDLRLFSGGEDGGQQLLQLFVLRAESELQAISGDNVAQSLKCLDSLKAQLSCLFGGPILGSSSRTPEKREHVHTRDEMFRPRSFGHHMVSEVKYKGDWMKRPISDDEIAWLAKLLVDLSAWLNESLGLNQVNSSQGWPAWSYVDLSGNAGNVSGFMDTMKIVFLSLFSWFTAFGKAGLMFMRKRGLKVNLRILASKKIVMVLLMVAAFSISRKAFS